A genome region from Leishmania mexicana MHOM/GT/2001/U1103 complete genome, chromosome 28 includes the following:
- a CDS encoding carbonic anhydrase-like protein, with protein MKRLSFCGALAIAQLVLLVSVAGVVSGLAEQHSYYEGNYGTSGLVFGSPDSSRTSWDYTNLKDWPKLCLTGRRQSPISFANVNPNEVVSNAPLERLQFSAKCVFPREETQMRIINEGIVSTVSFEKPGRLPDGMSECMVIDPLNHSLTYHFTGLHFHAMPAHQLRTLRPDVEMHMSFTTNHVEKKKRNVLIVAVMLKASTTINSTSSRALQHILVDGSLPKRNAMTTCFLTENLSLLSLIPARESYLLYDGSLTHPPCTENVRWVVMTSPVLISPVAVGRLRDAMDALLPNGFHRFGNARPPQALNGRLIFRFDDKSALAGGNRSEGNFKDAWRGADESLANHSLGVRADRVLEGSPAKVGGVDNHDSVVVVSSVSPNSVSASRNGITHASPLPITTSPGRYNASSNQAVAKPGLGAPVPVYVPNANENSADNPNASSTPQLSGVPSASESSADENAPTESHHDFESSAQTPSDGSTPQSTTVSTSTTTTTTKDPSGTKRPKKHGDGDSKNTFNTDAGIVDSVESIVTRAFTSVKAFSIGAFQSSVAYARANPVRAGLVLLCLTVLMFLISTCCRGWRRPVYVVGIDPAELQSLNSANRFDRYGSTDTGTVAVR; from the coding sequence TCGCCATCGCGCAGCTGGTACTTCTCGTCAGCGTCGCTGGTGTCGTCAGTGGGCTGGCCGAGCAGCACTCGTACTACGAGGGCAACTACGGCACATCTGGGCTGGTGTTCGGCAGTCCCGACAGCTCGCGCACCTCCTGGGACTACACAAACCTGAAGGATTGGCCAAAGTTGTGCTTGACGGGGAGACGGCAGAGTCCGATTTCCTTCGCGAATGTGAACCCCAACGAGGTTGTGTCGAATGCCCCGCTGGAGCGACTGCAGTTCTCCGCCAAGTGCGTCTTCCCACGTGAGGAGACGCAGATGCGAATCATCAACGAGGGCATCGTGAGCACAGTCAGCTTTGAGAAGCCGGGACGCTTGCCGGATGGCATGAGTGAGTGCATGGTGATCGACCCGCTGAACCACTCGCTCACCTACCACTTCACGGGCCTGCACTTTCACGCCATGCCGGCGCACCAACTCCGTACGCTGCGCCCCGATGTCGAAATGCACATGTCTTTCACCACAAATCATgtggaaaaaaagaagcgtAATGTACTCATagtggcggtgatgctgaAGGCCTCCACCACGATCAACAGCACCTCAtcgcgcgcgctgcagcacatctTAGTGGACGGATCGCTGCCGAAGCGCAACGCCATGACGACGTGCTTCCTGACAGAGaacctctccctcctctcgctgATTCCGGCGCGCGAGAGCTACCTGCTCTATGACGGCTCCCTGACGCACCCACCTTGCACCGAGAACGTCCGATGGGTGGTGATGACGTCGCCAGTTCTCATCTCACCCGTGGCGGTCGGCAGGCTGCGCGACGCgatggatgcgctgctgccgaacGGCTTCCACCGCTTCGGCAACGCCCGTCCGCCGCAGGCCCTCAACGGTCGCCTCATTTTCCGCTTCGACGACAAGTCCGCTCTGGCCGGCGGCAACAGGAGTGAAGGCAATTTCAAAGATGCATGGAGGGGCGCGGACGAGAGCCTCGCGAACCACTCCCTGGGAGTGCGGGCGGACCGCGTGCTGGAAGGGTCTCCGGCGAAGGTAGGTGGCGTCGATAATCACGACAGTGTCGTCGTTGTCTCGTCAGTGTCGCCAAACTCTGTCTCGGCGTCAAGGAACGGCATCACTCACGCGTCTCCGCTACCCATCACGACCAGCCCAGGGAGGTACAACGCATCATCGAACCAGGCAGTGGCGAAACCGGGCCTGGGGGCACCGGTTCCGGTGTATGTGCCGAATGCAAACGAGAACAGCGCAGACAACCCAAACGCAAGTTCAACGCCACAACTAAGTGGCGTGCCGTCTGCTTCCGAATCCAGCGCCGACGAGAACGCGCCCACTGAGTCACATCATGACTTTGAGTCGTCAGCGCAGACGCCATCTGACGGATCGACGCCGCAGTCAACGACAGTGTCGacgtccaccaccacgacgacaaCGAAGGACCCGTCGGGCACTAAGCGACCGAAGaagcacggcgacggcgactcGAAGAACACCTTCAATACCGATGCGGGGATTGTGGACTCCGTCGAGTCCATCGTGACACGTGCGTTTACTTCTGTGAAGGCCTTCAGCATTGGCGCCTTTCAGTCTTCTGTAGCCTACGCCAGGGCAAACCCGGTGCGTGCGGGGCTCGTTCTGCTGTGCCTCACCGTACTCATGTTTCTTATCTCCACATGCTGCCGCGGGTGGAGGCGGCCGGTGTATGTGGTGGGGATCGATCCGGCAGAGCTGCAATCCCTCAACTCTGCAAACCGGTTCGACCGCTacggcagcaccgacacCGGCACTGTGGCTGTGCGGTAA